A window from Festucalex cinctus isolate MCC-2025b chromosome 4, RoL_Fcin_1.0, whole genome shotgun sequence encodes these proteins:
- the cdkn1ca gene encoding cyclin dependent kinase inhibitor 1Ca, translating into MNRSVRRCLFGPVDHEALRREMNLKVHEILLEDCRRWNFNFQTDTPLPGRFEWKESPAGGTAAFYLKSCQPKSASSVLHEDGLAESEEDRTDQEKWPGFFIKCPAEVTPFRRKRPLPKAKQNARITDFFFVKRRRSTEGKRTNVFTSSTEAALCK; encoded by the exons ATGAACCGCAGCGTGCGCAGGTGTTTGTTTGGCCCGGTGGATCACGAGGCGTTGCGCCGAGAAATGAACCTCAAGGTCCATGAAATACTTCTGGAGGACTGCCGCCGCTGGAACTTTAACTTCCAGACCGACACGCCGTTGCCAGGCAGGTTTGAGTGGAAGGAAAGCCCAGCTGGCGGCACCGCCGCTTTTTACCTCAAATCTTGTCAGCCGAAGTCTGCTTCTTCCGTCTTGCACGAAGACGGGCTGGCTGAGAGCGAGGAGGACAGGACCGACCAGGAGAAATGGCCCGGCTTCTTCATCAAATGCCCCGCCGAAGTGACGCCTTTCCGGAGGAAGAGGCCTCTCCCCAAGGCCAAACAAAATGCACGAATCACAG actttttttttgttaagaggaGGAGATCtacggaaggcaaacgcactaACGTTTTCACAAGTTCCACCGAGGCAGCTTTGTGCAAATAA